CCTGGCACAAGATCTCACCTCCAAACATTGCCAAATCGATCTACAGGGAAACAAAACTACCAAAGATCAAAAATACAATGAGAAACTTATACCAGACGAGGGTGATAAAGAGGAGGATTATAGCAACATGGAAAGCTTAAAATCACTAACCGGGAGAATCCTAGCCAAATAAGGTGCAGCAATACCCACAAATCCATCGTTTGGCCCCGTATTCCGAAGAACTACGCTGCTTACACTCTTGCCCAAAATCCACTGCAAGACTCCAACTTCTTGTTCAGGAGTATATGTATTTTCCATCTCAACGGACCCAGACATGTAGCACATGGAACCTACAATACCGTAAAACAAATTAGTAACACAAATCAATAGTAAATAAACTGAATAGAGAAGTAATTTTACAGGGAAGTACCAGGACTTTCTCCTCTGACTTTAACATTATCTGCTTGGGAACAATCAGTGGCTGTAATAGTTATAAGGAcgatatgatttataacaacaagaagaagaaaagatgaaGCTCTTTTACCTGAACAACTTGAGCTTCACCACCAAGAATCTGAAAAGGTGTAATCGTATCTTGCTGACTCTGCATCACATGATCACTTATAAGATAACACAAGATTGATACAGACGTAACATTGCTTATTAGTGGCGTAATCACATCATCTCAGAAAAGTATGACCAAGGAGAAGTTTCTCAATATTAGGTTGAGCAATCATAAATCTAAGTATCACCAATTGGCCGGATCATCCGTTCACCTATTGAAATCAAAACTAACTGAAGAAGGCGACAACAAAATCCACATCGAATTATCTAACTCCTACTTACAATGAATCTCAACTACCATCAGATTGCAAATAGAATACATGATCATCTTGAGCGAGATGATCGAAGAGAGACAATCAATAGCTAGTGGCAGCAACACGtaaatacccaaaaaaaaaaaactcggtCTTAATGCTTTCGAAACACTCTCCAAGAGAAGGAGGGTCATCATTGTGCTATACCCATTGGCCATTACATACTATACTTGGGACTTTCTACCAAATCATCCTAGTGACAAACCTTTTGAGTACAACAAACACGACATATAGAAATAAAAGCGTTAGAAACTTCTTGGACGCCATGACCCGGAGGTTGACTCGAACACCATATTTTCTCATCAGCTGCAACACCGAACTACACACCATCACCACCCCTCGCAGTATCATCCTCCCCGCATCTCCAGCTCCAGTAACGTTCCTCGCATCCACCTCAGATACGTCTACATACGACACCGACTCTGAATTCTCCTTCTTGTCATTGTTGGTCACAGGTTGGTTTAGCGCGAGACGTTCGTTGAGCCAGATGGAGATGTTGATTAGTAGCTTAGCCATCCATGCAACCTCGTCTTCTGACACGGGACGGGTCATCCAGTCTCCTTTGTACTTCACACTGCTTGCCATTTGGTTCCTAGCACCGCGTGGCTTGAAGAGCTCATCGCGGTTTTTTTGGGGATGGTCCATCTCTAAGGAAAAAGCGATTGGTTTTATGACATGCCCGCCAAAGAAGTTAGACACCACTTGATTTAGTGAATCTACGCATTTTAGGGCTTCCGAGAGGTTTTTCTCTGGCACAGCTTGCAGTTCGGCTTCTGCGCGCAGAATGAATAGCTGCAATTGTACAAAAGAACAAAGAGGGTATGAAAAATGTTGAAGACATTTAAGCTCCACTTCACTAAGGGATTCAAATGCCTCTACAACTAAAATTAGATAGCAAGTGCGCAGATGTGTTCTCATGGACTGATGGCTCCTCGATACATCTAGTAGAGGACTAAAACAAACTACGACAGAAGAATAAGTTTTGAAAGTATGTTTACATAGAGCAATTTTCAAACACAGTTCTAGATACTATCCTACAAAATATCAACCTCCTTCTGCTTTATATTCCTAAACTGTCACTGCAGTAGATAATAGAGGGAAGACATTAAACCTGAAGCAGTTGTTGCCCGCCATCTTCGCAATCATTAAAGAGTTTCAGGTCCTTGTTCCAGTTTTCATGCAAGAATGACCCATCAGCATTGCTCTCGCACAGCCCATCTTCCCAGTCCTGAAGTTCAACAAGCAATTAAACATGAATTTCAAAGGGGTTGCTTCTGCAGTGTTTTGCTTACTTTAACAAAAGTGTTAGTTGCAAGCGCCTAAATTTCCAAGGGTGCTATGATGACGAATAAATAATATTGAGGGGTTGCTTCTACAGTGTTTTGTTTACTTTATGATGATCCCAGAGAACAGAGAACAGATAACAAATGGTATTGAGGGAAAACATAGGCATACCTTCAACTGCTCACGGATAGAAGGAACAAATCTAGAGAGCTCGTTCACTGTTGAATTTCCTGGTCCAGTTTGTTTAGAGTGAAAGGCTTTGTCAATATTCTTCATCAGAACCAAAAGATCTTTGGACGATGTCAATATACTCATCACCTGTTTAGAAAAACGCAGTAGATTCATTCAGTCACGTTAAGATTTAGAAACAAAAGTCTTGCAATCCATATTCTAACACATGAAACCATGTCTGAGAAATATAGCTTAAGCAAAGGATCAAACCTTCAGAACCATCTGAGTTATTGTTTCTGGATCTGTGTGAAGGAACTTGTGCGCAAAGCCAATAAAATGCATAACCAGAGAACTGTAGTAGAGATAATTTGATATCACATAGCTCTGCCACAAAGACGTGTATCCACAACCACGTGATTCATAAGACTCTTCCTTTTTAGCATCTTTTATAGATCCATTTAAAGCAGCTTCGAGATCTGAGAAATCATCCAAACTGATCATCCATGGTTCCAGGTACGCAACCCATATAGAGAACACCTGAGATGCATTCTTAATAGAACTCCCAATGGGGCAGAACAAGAAACTCCTCAATATATACCGATAAAGAGGCCTCTGTAAATGGCTATTCCAGGAAGTGAGTGGCCTGAGGCTCAAATTAGCGACATGGGATGATGATCTTGAAGTAGGTGTCTTCCACCGTGGACTCTCGCCATGCTCAATATAGTTTTCACTACCAACACCACATGTAACCCAGCTCAAATTCAGATACTTGACAAGCAACTTCACAACTTCTTCCAACCCACAAGTAGGCGGAGGCGCAACACCAAAAGACTTAGCCGTAACAACAGGAAACGGTGAAAAGTCATTCTCAACAATCCAATAGTGAACAAACAGACTCACCAAGAACTCAGCTCTCGCCATTAAAGACCCATCAAATCCATTTCCGTATTGCAAAAGAGAGCTACGATAAGGCTGGTGCGCGTTCAAATAAAAAACAGGAACAAACGCTTTCAGATAGGAGTAAAGAATCTTCACGTAGAGATTACACTCCACCTTCTGATCTGAATCACGCTTGCTACTCCCTGGAAAGCCTTTGATACGCGTCCAGCTCTCTAACCTAGACATCTTTTTCTTTGGAATGGGAATCATATTCATAGACGAACTCTCGTTGTTTCCTCTACAAACGGGATAATAGGAGAGCCAAAACATGTAATACTCGAAAACATTGACCCGAACTTCACACGATGCACCTTCCTCGATTTTACCTTTCAGAAAGGGGCACAAATTAGATAACGCGGTTCGATCTTTCTCGCTTGATAGCATGAACCGAGCGTACTCAGGTAAACGTTCGGTAGGGAAAACGTATTTAACGAGAGATAACTTGTCGACGGCAAAGATTGAGCTCATGAGTATTCCACTAGGGGATAAGAGAGAGAACACTCTTCCCGATAGATCTGAATCGTTACCCGCCGTGATTACATCGATCCAACCGTTCGGCGGGGAAGACGATTGAGCCGGAGATGGAGCGGTTGCGTCGCCGAAGCCGAAGATCTTGCAGATTAAGCTCGGGAAGGTGATGGAGAAGAAATGGCGGCACTGATCAGGCGTATGCGAGTGAAGAAACGATTCCACGGAAGAGCAAGCCGCGGAGATAGCCGACGGCGTCGAAGCTGCGAGTATGGTTGATGCGAGGTCTTGCGATAGCGAGAGTGAATCGACGGTGTACGAGTGCGGAAGCATAGCTAGATACGGTGACGAAACTAGGGTTTACGCCGGAGAAGAAGGGTTTGAAATGTGAGTGAGACCTAAATCGCGCCTTGTGAATGAGAAACCCAAAAAGGCCAAATGGGACAAAAAGGAAATCAACCAGAGGAAGAAAAAGAGGGCGTTACGTGACACGTGGCGTCGGCTTATGTGAGGGCGGTTAACTTCTCATTAATTAACTTTTACCGAAGAGGTCATCGGGTGAACGCGGGAACATTCTCGAGTGAGCGCCCTGAATTGAACGCTCCCGATTTTGATACGTCATTAAGGCCCATTACAAGCTCATTTAAGTCTAGCCCATCTGGATTTCTGCATCTGTGCATCTACTCAAAGCTGCAAGCAGAATCCAGCCAAGGAAAAAGTTTCCAATATGATCTCTTAAAATCTAGAGGCGATGTTATCCTATGTATTATCTAATTTATCATGCAATGGGGTCTGGAGCAAGTAAATGTTTGTTTGATTGAGGTTCTAATAAAATTTGGCCCAAACTAAAGAGGGTTTTTAATTGTGGTTGACCCAAAGAATTTTGGGCCTACGCAGATCCTAAGGCCCAAGTCATGTCTGCTTCCGAAAAAATTATTGAGATGgtaattatgaaaattttagtaccattttttttttgtttggtgagAACTaattccaaaaaatatattgacAAAAATGAATTGAATACAATTCAACAACCATAAACTTGAAGAAGAACAGAGAGAAAgttgaaagagagagaaagtagatctgcGGTGGTTTCGGCGTTCGGTcggcgcgtgagcgtccgtGCCGACGCCGGAGTCCGTCGTCCTTCAGTTTAATAGTTTTGGAATTGTCTTCTCCTCATCTCCTTCAGTGGCCGCCTTGTCTGACCTCTGGCCAAACACCCACCGTGGTGGTTCTGATCTTGGAGTGAAGACGCGGTTACTTGGAGGGTTGGCGCGGTGAAGATGATAGTTGGTTGGGTCCTGTttccgggaggtggaggcttcCACAGCTTCGCCGCCGCCGGTTCTTGTCGCCGCGAGGTGGAAGCTTCTTCAGTTTCGCCGTAGTCGGTTCTAGTCGCCGGGAGGTGATGGCTACCACAGCCTTGCGTCGTCGGCTGTAGGTATATCAGTgggtttgtttagggtttttaggATCCGTTCTTTAGATCTGGTTGGTTGTCTTGCGGGTTTAGTGTTTGAGAGGTTGGGCCTTGTCGGAGGAGCTCTCGAAGAGTGTTGAGGCTCTCCGATGAGTTGATGAAGCGAAGAAAAGAGATGGTTTCGACGGAGGCTCTCCAGGTTATGAGCTCCGGCGAAAGGAAGTGGCGGTGATGTGGTACCGATGGAGACCTGCGGCGAAGACGGTCAAGTCGAGATGGTGGCGACGCGTGTCGTCCTGAGAGTTTAGATGCTCACACGTGTTCAGTTGCCACCCTCCTTGTTGCGTAGTTCGGCCGACGTCGTTCGGGAGTTAAATGGTTGGGCCGACGGCCCGTTAATGGATTCGGTTTTAATGTTTTGGGCCTGTTGCCTTTTAGTTGTATCTGGGCTTCGGAATATGTTATCTGGGCTTGGCCCGTtttctttaattaaaaattatccagacggaaaaaaaaaacaattcaacaACCATGTCACTGATATTTTTTGGAGACTACTACCATTTTCTCATATTTCCATCCTCTAGGATTAATATGTGACTGAAATGggtgatttttaatttattaaggatagttaaaaacagagaaaactaaaattattgGCATTGCTCGAATTCTTGTAAACACGGACGGCCCAAAAGGTGTTCTTGCTGAGTTCAAGCTCAATCTTGATTACGTTGAATCTATTTGATAACTCCATTAATGGGTTGTTGAGATAAACCCTTGAATTTCAGCAATGTAAGTTACTCTGGTTGTTTATTATTGTACACCAGTTGTTTATAGAGAGactcatataataataaaactcaACAAGAgctttctgttttgttttgttttgtttaataacACTTCTTCACTAAAGTACTTTCTGGTTTATGATATTTCTAGTGCATCTTCAGAGCGAGATCTCCAAGTTTTTCGTGATGGAGCTTCACAATCTGCCAACCATTTCACAAAATGCAAGTAAGACCCAGTAATTGCATTcttatgattattatttttactacaGACAGAAATTCTCAAAATCATCGTTTGTAAAGAATGTGCagtgttttaaatttaaatatgtgaAACCGACCAAATTTAGATAATTTGTTAATTCAATTGCCTAAACCAAATAATAAACATTCTGATGCTTATAGCTGagtatttcaatattttttgttttgtctgaaATATTATGTTCATACATGTTAGCTTATTGTAAGACTTTTAGCTCCTAACATTGAGAATAACACTTTCAAATTCATGTACTCCTTTTGGGATTGCTCAACTGGATATGATATATTTgtttaactaaaaattaaaacaagaaaaaacatgTAGAAAGAATCAAAGAAGAAAAGGATGAACGGATGTTTGACCTTTGACTACAAATATTTTAACTAGAAGTGCACGTGTGGGTGTCACACACACGTGTGCTTCGCTGTAATGGGTGGGTTTTGTTCGCATAGGAATATGTGCACCACGTCAGTTCCACATGGTATGCTAAGAACTAAGCACTAATCAACTTGGTcctctttttccattttttattacAATTTCGAAGCTTGCTTTGAAGATTCTTCAGAccattttcattcttttttttttcggtgTAAATGTTAAAATTCATACCAAGACTTTCCTTTTACAATGTTTGTGGTGATCCACTTATTACAACAAGAAAATAGAGCAAGCAGTTACAAGTAGAAAGAGCAGATTAGAGCAGAACATACTAGGGGTCAGGCGGTGGAATGCGGAAGTACACCAGGAGGGGAGAAGGAGCTGCATCAGAAGGCGGCGGGATGGAGATGAGGCGGTCACGTACCAGGCGATCTACACGAGCAGCAACAGCAGCTTCAGACGACGACTCTCGCCGGAAGATTCGAGAGTTCCTCTCCCTCCAAACGCAGTAGATAATGCATTGCAGCAGCAGCTTAATCACCGCAAGAAGAGACGCAGAAGAAACCACCTGGTGATTAGAAAGAATAACAGCAGCTTCCTGAAACGACAGTGGTGGTGAGGCAATGACATGACCACAGAAACGTGACCAGACCGCACCAACATAAGGACATCCGAAGAAAAGGTGCGGATGAGATTCAAACTCCGTAGAGCATAGAACACACTGCAAGGGAACAGCAAGACCCCAAGAAGCAAGCCTGTCTCTTGTTGGTAACCTTGATAGCATAGCCATCCAAGTAATGAAGGAGCATCTAGGAATCTCCTCCTTGAACCAGACCATTGAGTATCACTGGACCGTAGGAGCTATCTCACGGATGGAGTGCCAAGTTGCCTTAGTGGAAAACTTAGGAACAAAGTGGCCTTCCCTGTTACGCCATAGATACTTGTCGCTGCCTCTCTCCAAGATTGGAGGAGTCATAGTTGATAGGACCGTCTGAAGCGTCTCCGCGACGTCCGATCTTGCTGCTGGAAGAGACCATTCTCCATTAACGGTGGCCTCAATGACAGAAGCACCTAGTCTGATACGGAGATTCCGTGGCCCTTTCTGGCCAAAAGCTTGAATCAGGGGGCCTAGATCAGTCCAGAAATCATACCAGAAACTGGCGGTTCTACCGTCACCAATACAGCATCGAAGAAATCATACCATTTTCATTCTTTCCTTATAATCATTGACGTAATTAGACTTTCAATCAAATTTgtctatatagtatatataccATTGATGAAATTCTAAATCGGTCTATTTATTTTGGGCATGGGAATCTCAATGATCATATTACGGACAGTCATAATAAGCCTAGATTTAAACGTCAGAAACAATCAAAATGTTACCCTTTGATATATGTTCATAAAGCTTCAGTTATATGGAAAATATAACAATCCAACAATCATGTGATGCAAATTTGTCTGATGATTAATCTTTCCCTAAATctggaaaagaaaattaaatcaaaaattcCACTTAGTAGTTTAGGTACATGTGATAAAACAATTGgacaaaaatatttagttagaAAATTATTGGTTAGTTAGGTCTAGAGAACATATTGAATATCGAAAAATGATTAGATCTCGCCAATGATGACTTCATTCTACGGCCAGTGCTGTAAAGATCAATCAAAGCTAATATACACATGCATGAAAGATATGATTAAGCAAAACCACAATTATTAGTCCTACACAATGCAAAACACATAGAATGATTACAATAATACTGTTATATTATTCGGTTGTCtatgattttttgtttggtttgccGATTGTGTTTAATTtctattttcataatatatatactatcatGCTTTGTCATACTGCTTTGTTGGAATGTGGATTCCTTTTTAATCAAGAAGAAATGATTATAAGAAAACATGCGCGCGTGAACGAACGCGCATTTAGTTAATGCGTGTGCTCGTGGACACGTGGGACAGCAGATCACACTGAAACACTGCTCCGACATACTGTCGGATCTTCTGTAAAAGCGTGGGTCCTACAAATAATGATACTTATTGCCACGAAAATCATCATATGCTCTCAATAATTGTCGCCAATTGCCGAATTCTTTCACGCTCTACGAGAGCACGTGATAACACTTCCTTTACTAATTAGTTTGGATTTGGAATAATGCcgttaaaagtttttttttttaaaaaaaaattgagcaaATGCTGTTAAAAGTTCacatttctttttttcctcATCTTTTTTTCCTCATCAATGTTCAGTAATAATTTTGACCAGATCAATTCAAGCCTAATTTTGATGGAGGTAAAACTAGATATAAACCTTTTTCTAAAAAGATAATAAAGTAGctctaaaataattaagtatgTGCTACAATTATTATGGTGTATGTGGGTTTATTCGTGGTATCATGGGTGCAAGTGAAGTGTGTGATCATTTTGATCATAAacagactatacgtctagaaaTAGGTAGAGAGAGTTGTTGTTATGGCTACTGTCATTAGAATGAATACTAGCGAATCTGTAAATGAATGCTTCATTACAAGATTGTATCTGAGTCAGACGTGTTAAGggaaaattcaataaaaatatttcaactaaattttaGTAAGTTTTTTAATTTCCAAACTTTTTCACTACccagtttaatattttaaccAATTATTTTGCtcattttaatacataaaattttaaaaatgtgtcTTGTTTAAAActcaaattttgtttattttaatatataatactaataaGTTTTaagcaaaattttcaaattttctaaaattta
This genomic interval from Brassica napus cultivar Da-Ae chromosome A6, Da-Ae, whole genome shotgun sequence contains the following:
- the LOC106397619 gene encoding uncharacterized protein LOC106397619, which translates into the protein MLPHSYTVDSLSLSQDLASTILAASTPSAISAACSSVESFLHSHTPDQCRHFFSITFPSLICKIFGFGDATAPSPAQSSSPPNGWIDVITAGNDSDLSGRVFSLLSPSGILMSSIFAVDKLSLVKYVFPTERLPEYARFMLSSEKDRTALSNLCPFLKGKIEEGASCEVRVNVFEYYMFWLSYYPVCRGNNESSSMNMIPIPKKKMSRLESWTRIKGFPGSSKRDSDQKVECNLYVKILYSYLKAFVPVFYLNAHQPYRSSLLQYGNGFDGSLMARAEFLVSLFVHYWIVENDFSPFPVVTAKSFGVAPPPTCGLEEVVKLLVKYLNLSWVTCGVGSENYIEHGESPRWKTPTSRSSSHVANLSLRPLTSWNSHLQRPLYRYILRSFLFCPIGSSIKNASQVFSIWVAYLEPWMISLDDFSDLEAALNGSIKDAKKEESYESRGCGYTSLWQSYVISNYLYYSSLVMHFIGFAHKFLHTDPETITQMVLKVMSILTSSKDLLVLMKNIDKAFHSKQTGPGNSTVNELSRFVPSIREQLKDWEDGLCESNADGSFLHENWNKDLKLFNDCEDGGQQLLQLFILRAEAELQAVPEKNLSEALKCVDSLNQVVSNFFGGHVIKPIAFSLEMDHPQKNRDELFKPRGARNQMASSVKYKGDWMTRPVSEDEVAWMAKLLINISIWLNERLALNQPVTNNDKKENSESVSYVDVSEVDARNVTGAGDAGRMILRGVVMVCSSVLQLMRKYGVRVNLRVMASKKFLTLLFLYVVFVVLKRFVTRMIW
- the LOC106398599 gene encoding uncharacterized protein LOC106398599, with product MVWFKEEIPRCSFITWMAMLSRLPTRDRLASWGLAVPLQCVLCSTEFESHPHLFFGCPYVGAVWSRFCGHVIASPPLSFQEAAVILSNHQVVSSASLLAVIKLLLQCIIYCVWRERNSRIFRRESSSEAAVAARVDRLVRDRLISIPPPSDAAPSPLLVYFRIPPPDP